From Sporosarcina sp. Te-1, the proteins below share one genomic window:
- the secDF gene encoding protein translocase subunit SecDF produces the protein MKKRGRIVSFLLLLVLLGSLIGSTTNSILKDVNLGLDLQGGFEVLYQVEPLKDGQKITEDVVNDTQKALRNRVDVLGVSEPSIQVESGNRIRVQLAGVEDQESARDLLSTQANLTFRDANDNLLLDGTDLKQGKAKANFGETGNPVVTLEMKDPDKFGEITSKVAQMAPDNVMVIWLDFEEGKDSFREEATKTKPKFISAPYVKQTINSSNVEISGNFTTDETKNLAGILNAGALPVHLDEIYSTSVGAQFGEQALDKTIFAGIVGISLIFLFMLFYYRLPGFVAVATLTIYIYLILLVFTLINGVLTLPGIAALMLGVGMAVDANILTYERIREELRVGKSVKTAFHAGSKSSFTAILDANITTLLAAVVLFIFGTSSVKGFATMLIISILVSFLTAVWGSRLLLGLLVNSGMLDGKTGLFGISKKRVHAPEEEVDTLDLTTKFDRFDFVHARKRFYTISIILIVAGIVALGIFKLNLGIDFSSGTRVEIMSDKPLTTEEVANAMKDIGYPTDDIVISGETKNIGVARFKQEVKQEEVNKIKAEINAEFGHKPNVSTVSDTVGKELVKDAFKALLVAALGIVVYVAFRFEWRMGVSSIIGLLHDAFFMVAVFSLTRLEVDITFIAAVLTIVGYSINDTIVTFDRIRENLNRIGHIDNADHLADIVNKSLRQTLGRSVNTVLTVVVVVVALIFFGAESIRPFSVALLIGLFAGTYSSIFISAQIWYDLKVKEMKKAGKLKVNKDKKQWGSDEPVV, from the coding sequence ATGAAAAAAAGAGGACGTATCGTATCGTTCTTGCTGTTGCTCGTATTACTCGGTTCTTTGATCGGTTCTACGACCAACTCAATTTTAAAAGATGTTAACTTAGGTCTTGATCTGCAGGGCGGATTCGAAGTGCTTTATCAAGTCGAACCGTTAAAAGATGGGCAGAAGATAACGGAGGATGTCGTCAATGACACGCAGAAGGCATTGCGAAACCGTGTTGACGTACTCGGTGTCAGTGAGCCAAGCATCCAAGTAGAATCCGGCAATCGGATCCGTGTCCAATTGGCTGGAGTCGAAGATCAGGAATCCGCACGGGATTTGCTGTCGACACAAGCTAATCTGACATTCCGAGATGCAAACGATAATCTATTGCTCGATGGAACAGACCTGAAGCAAGGAAAGGCCAAAGCCAACTTCGGGGAAACTGGCAATCCGGTTGTTACATTGGAAATGAAGGATCCGGACAAGTTCGGGGAAATCACTTCCAAAGTTGCTCAAATGGCTCCAGACAACGTGATGGTTATCTGGCTTGACTTTGAGGAAGGAAAGGACTCTTTCCGCGAAGAAGCGACTAAGACAAAGCCGAAATTTATTTCAGCACCTTATGTTAAACAAACAATCAACTCTTCGAATGTAGAAATTTCCGGTAACTTTACAACTGATGAAACGAAAAACCTTGCTGGTATTTTGAATGCAGGCGCATTACCAGTTCACTTGGATGAAATCTATTCGACATCGGTTGGAGCTCAGTTCGGTGAACAAGCATTGGATAAGACCATTTTTGCCGGTATTGTCGGTATTTCATTGATCTTCCTATTCATGCTGTTCTATTATCGTCTTCCGGGCTTTGTGGCGGTTGCAACATTAACAATTTACATTTATTTGATCTTGCTCGTTTTCACATTAATTAACGGAGTTCTTACACTGCCAGGCATTGCGGCCCTTATGCTCGGCGTTGGTATGGCGGTCGATGCAAATATCCTGACGTACGAACGGATTCGAGAAGAACTGCGGGTCGGCAAATCTGTAAAAACCGCATTCCATGCAGGGTCGAAGTCATCATTCACGGCTATCTTGGATGCTAATATTACAACGTTGCTTGCAGCAGTTGTTCTGTTCATTTTCGGGACCAGTTCGGTAAAAGGATTTGCAACGATGTTGATCATCAGTATCCTTGTCAGCTTCCTGACTGCCGTTTGGGGCTCCCGTCTCTTACTGGGATTACTAGTGAACAGTGGCATGCTCGACGGAAAAACTGGATTGTTTGGTATATCGAAGAAACGTGTACACGCGCCTGAGGAAGAAGTGGACACGCTTGACTTGACGACGAAGTTTGACCGTTTCGATTTTGTTCATGCGAGAAAACGGTTCTATACGATTTCAATCATCCTGATTGTCGCCGGTATCGTGGCGCTCGGCATATTTAAATTGAATTTGGGGATCGACTTTTCCAGTGGTACCCGAGTTGAAATAATGTCGGATAAGCCATTGACGACAGAAGAAGTGGCAAATGCAATGAAAGACATCGGCTATCCTACAGATGATATCGTTATCTCTGGTGAGACGAAAAATATTGGTGTCGCCCGCTTCAAGCAGGAGGTTAAGCAAGAGGAAGTTAATAAAATCAAAGCGGAAATCAATGCTGAATTCGGGCACAAACCGAATGTTTCCACTGTTTCAGACACCGTTGGTAAGGAATTAGTGAAAGATGCTTTTAAGGCGTTATTGGTAGCGGCACTCGGGATCGTCGTCTACGTCGCATTCCGTTTTGAATGGCGTATGGGAGTATCCTCGATTATTGGATTGCTGCATGACGCGTTCTTCATGGTTGCGGTCTTCAGCTTGACTCGTTTGGAAGTGGATATTACTTTCATCGCTGCAGTTCTGACGATCGTCGGTTATTCCATCAATGACACGATTGTCACATTCGACCGGATCCGAGAGAATTTGAACAGAATCGGCCATATCGACAATGCAGACCATCTTGCAGACATCGTAAACAAGTCCTTGAGACAGACGCTGGGACGTTCGGTTAACACCGTATTGACAGTTGTCGTTGTCGTTGTCGCCTTGATCTTCTTTGGCGCCGAGTCGATCCGTCCGTTCTCAGTCGCGTTATTAATCGGTCTCTTTGCCGGAACATATTCCTCCATCTTTATTTCAGCGCAGATCTGGTATGATTTGAAGGTAAAGGAAATGAAAAAAGCAGGAAAATTAAAAGTGAATAAAGACAAAAAACAATGGGGTTCAGACGAGCCGGTTGTGTAA